A genomic window from Elaeis guineensis isolate ETL-2024a chromosome 3, EG11, whole genome shotgun sequence includes:
- the LOC105042426 gene encoding uncharacterized protein → MLDLLSRAHAEERGANQQTKFLAGSYYLYQFACFAGTTILDAVKATVNPTTKVVYSENPNSDFVNDGRFSYAIVAVGEQPYAEKYEDNLQLTIPDPGRSVIQNVCRTIKCVVVIISGRPLVIEPYMHKIDALIAAWLPGTEGQGVADVLFGDYGFSGKLSRTWFKSVDQLPMNVGDPHYDPLFSFGFGLTTKLAMAN, encoded by the exons ATGCTGGATCTTCTCTCCAGGGCACATGCAGAGGAGAGAGGTGCCAACCAGCAGACCAAGTTCCTGGCTGGCAGCTATTATCTTTATCAATTTGCTTGTTTTGCAG GAACCACCATCCTTGATGCTGTGAAGGCCACTGTTAACCCCACCACCAAGGTTGTCTACTCTGAGAACCCTAATTCGGACTTTGTCAACGATGGTCGATTTTCTTATGCAATTGTAGCGGTCGGAGAGCAGCCATATGCAGAGAAATATGAAGACAACTTACAACTTACAATTCCTGATCCTGGCCGAAGTGTGATCCAGAATGTCTGCAGAACCATAAAATGTGTTGTCGTCATAATCTCTGGGCGGCCTCTTGTGATCGAACCATACATGCACAAGATCGATGCTCTCATAGCTGCATGGCTTCCTGGGACTGAAGGCCAGGGTGTAGCAGACGTACTCTTTGGTGACTATGGATTCTCTGGCAAGCTCTCTCGGACATGGTTCAAGTCTGTGGATCAACTCCCAATGAATGTAGGCGACCCACATTATGATCCTCTCTTCTCCTTTGGTTTTGGTCTTACTACAAAGCTAGCAATGGCAAACTAG